A region of bacterium DNA encodes the following proteins:
- the ftsA gene encoding cell division protein FtsA yields MGLDIGTTKVCVIIAEPDEDGEVHITGVGTSPSLGVRKGVVVDLDATVRAIEDAVDKAERMAGIKAAQALVAVSGEHIASQNSRGVVAVSRADKEIGEADVARVVEAARMAAIPGSDREIIHLLPRDFLVDGQDGVHNPVGMYGLRLEVEAHIVTGASTLLANLLKCIQRAGLEVDDLVLEPLASGEAVLTQAERDLGVVLVDIGGGTTSIGVFAGGSLCHATVLPVGGNHVTNDVAVGLRTPIAEAEKLKIRHGCASASMASEGELIEVFHIGTREPRILPRRVLGEIIEPRLDEICSMIKAQIKRSGYAQMVPAGVVATGGGALLHGLAEAASEKLDMPARVGTPDMAGSMADTVGSPVYAAGVGLVLHAARQRGPGRMVRATNGDGHMFGRLRQWFREFAHGG; encoded by the coding sequence GTGGGCCTGGATATCGGCACCACCAAGGTTTGTGTCATCATCGCTGAACCGGATGAAGACGGGGAGGTCCACATCACGGGTGTGGGCACGTCCCCGTCTCTTGGTGTTCGGAAGGGTGTCGTCGTCGACCTTGACGCGACCGTCCGTGCCATCGAAGACGCCGTCGACAAAGCCGAGCGCATGGCCGGCATCAAAGCGGCCCAGGCGCTCGTCGCCGTGTCGGGCGAGCACATCGCCTCCCAGAACAGCCGCGGCGTAGTCGCCGTCTCGCGCGCGGACAAGGAGATCGGCGAGGCCGACGTCGCCCGTGTCGTCGAGGCCGCGCGCATGGCCGCGATTCCCGGCAGCGACCGCGAGATCATCCACCTGCTGCCGCGCGACTTTCTCGTGGACGGCCAGGACGGCGTCCACAATCCGGTCGGCATGTACGGCCTGCGCCTTGAGGTGGAGGCGCATATCGTCACCGGCGCGAGCACCCTCCTCGCCAACCTCTTGAAGTGCATCCAGCGCGCCGGGCTCGAGGTCGACGATCTCGTGCTCGAGCCGCTCGCTTCGGGCGAAGCGGTCTTGACCCAGGCCGAACGGGACCTCGGCGTCGTGCTCGTCGATATCGGCGGCGGCACGACCAGCATCGGCGTGTTCGCGGGCGGCAGCCTTTGCCACGCGACCGTGCTCCCGGTGGGCGGCAACCACGTGACCAACGACGTCGCGGTCGGCCTCCGCACGCCGATCGCCGAAGCGGAGAAGCTCAAGATCCGCCACGGCTGCGCCAGCGCGTCGATGGCGTCGGAGGGCGAGCTGATCGAGGTGTTCCACATCGGGACGCGGGAGCCGCGCATCCTGCCGCGCCGCGTGCTCGGCGAGATTATCGAGCCGCGGCTCGACGAGATCTGTAGCATGATCAAGGCGCAGATCAAGCGGTCCGGGTACGCGCAGATGGTTCCGGCCGGTGTGGTCGCGACCGGCGGCGGGGCGTTGCTGCATGGTCTCGCCGAGGCGGCCTCGGAGAAGCTCGACATGCCGGCGCGCGTCGGCACGCCCGACATGGCAGGCAGCATGGCCGACACGGTGGGCAGTCCCGTCTATGCGGCCGGCGTCGGACTCGTCCTGCACGCCGCGCGTCAACGCGGGCCGGGGCGCATGGTGCGGGCCACGAATGGCGACGGCCACATGTTCGGCCGGCTCCGGCAGTGGTTCCGCGAGTTCGCGCACGGGGGGTGA
- the murC gene encoding UDP-N-acetylmuramate--L-alanine ligase translates to MTAAALAVRGAHIHFVGIGGSGMSAIARVLLARGCVVSGSDLRESDTTRRLRAEGAEVHVGHAARHVEGAQLVIVSRAVPDDNVEVRAAVGHGIPLVHRARMLADLMRGRHAIGVAGTHGKTTTTAMLGAILARAGRDPTVLVGGDVPSLGGTARVGGGPDVVAEVDESDGSLVWIAPQVAVVTAVDATDHLDFYGSEARVMETFREFLRGVPASGFAAVCTDGPGGRLLAADGAARTVTYGLEGEPTYRGRVLETSGRRTVLEVRGGGAPATRITLRIPGAYNAQNAVGALAVATELGVSQEVIAAALASFEGVTRRFSVRGEVDGILVVDDYAHNPTKVAALLAAARRGWPAARIVVVFQPHRYTRTQTVGRHFAFAFDLVDELIVTEIYAADEPPIPGVDAGIIVRAVSAHRPVRFVPELADAAALVAAEARPGDLILTVGAGDIWKVADDVTARLRRRGAPLPAEAGRG, encoded by the coding sequence ATGACGGCGGCAGCGCTCGCGGTCAGAGGCGCGCACATCCACTTCGTGGGGATCGGCGGCAGCGGGATGAGCGCGATCGCCCGCGTGCTCCTTGCGCGCGGCTGCGTCGTCTCCGGGTCGGATCTGCGCGAGAGCGATACGACCCGGCGGCTGCGGGCCGAGGGCGCGGAGGTCCACGTCGGGCACGCGGCGCGGCACGTCGAGGGCGCGCAGCTTGTGATCGTCAGCCGCGCGGTCCCGGACGACAACGTCGAGGTGCGGGCCGCGGTCGGGCACGGCATCCCGCTCGTGCACCGCGCGCGAATGCTCGCGGATCTGATGCGCGGCCGCCACGCGATCGGTGTGGCCGGCACCCACGGCAAGACCACGACGACGGCGATGCTGGGCGCGATCCTCGCGCGCGCCGGCCGGGATCCGACGGTGCTGGTCGGCGGCGACGTTCCCTCGCTCGGCGGCACCGCGCGCGTGGGCGGCGGGCCGGACGTCGTCGCGGAAGTGGACGAGAGCGACGGCTCGCTGGTCTGGATCGCGCCGCAGGTCGCGGTCGTGACCGCGGTCGACGCGACGGATCATCTCGACTTCTACGGCAGCGAAGCGCGGGTCATGGAGACGTTCCGGGAGTTCCTGCGCGGCGTCCCGGCGTCGGGCTTCGCCGCGGTGTGCACGGACGGGCCGGGGGGCCGCTTGCTCGCCGCGGACGGGGCCGCGCGAACCGTGACGTACGGCCTGGAGGGCGAGCCGACCTACCGCGGCCGGGTGCTCGAGACGTCCGGACGTCGCACGGTGCTCGAAGTCCGGGGGGGCGGCGCGCCTGCGACGAGGATCACCTTGAGGATTCCGGGCGCCTACAACGCGCAGAACGCGGTCGGGGCCCTCGCGGTCGCGACCGAACTCGGCGTGTCGCAAGAGGTCATCGCCGCGGCACTCGCCTCGTTCGAGGGCGTGACGCGCCGCTTCAGCGTCCGCGGCGAGGTCGACGGGATCCTCGTCGTCGACGACTACGCACACAACCCGACCAAAGTCGCGGCCCTCCTTGCCGCCGCCCGCCGGGGATGGCCGGCGGCGCGGATCGTCGTGGTCTTCCAGCCCCACCGCTACACGCGGACGCAGACGGTGGGCCGCCACTTTGCGTTCGCCTTCGACCTGGTCGACGAGCTCATCGTGACCGAGATCTATGCGGCCGACGAGCCGCCGATTCCCGGGGTGGATGCGGGCATCATCGTGCGCGCCGTAAGCGCGCACCGGCCGGTGCGGTTTGTGCCGGAGCTGGCCGACGCCGCGGCGCTGGTGGCCGCGGAGGCGCGCCCGGGCGACCTGATCCTGACGGTCGGCGCCGGAGATATCTGGAAAGTCGCCGACGACGTGACCGCGCGGCTGCGGCGGCGGGGCGCGCCGCTCCCGGCAGAGGCCGGACGTGGCTAA
- a CDS encoding FtsQ-type POTRA domain-containing protein, giving the protein MAAPRNGVTADAARNAASGRPIGKRVLRFFAAIAFLCGVVSFTKSSAFDVKSVTVTGSSVVPVSEILSRAGVRTGGSIFTVNQSSVLDDLRQDPRIAAASVSVLFPDRVFVTVRERTAAAALHVPGGYVLLCSDGVAIAPAATPGALPALTVDRLDPSEVQAGTVVPSADARLGADVAASLPNDLRPDVAALRVDQAGEVILYTRDGIAVRVGAGDGLRDRLAQAAEVLAAVRSRGIRVEYVDLRFPGSVIVKPSPPN; this is encoded by the coding sequence ATGGCTGCGCCGCGGAACGGGGTGACGGCGGATGCCGCCCGAAACGCGGCTTCAGGCCGGCCCATCGGGAAGCGGGTGCTGCGGTTCTTTGCGGCGATCGCGTTCCTCTGCGGGGTCGTCTCGTTCACCAAGTCGAGCGCGTTCGACGTCAAGTCGGTCACGGTGACCGGCAGCAGCGTGGTGCCCGTGTCGGAAATCCTTTCCCGCGCCGGCGTCAGAACCGGGGGGAGCATCTTTACCGTGAACCAATCCAGCGTCCTGGACGATCTGCGGCAGGATCCGCGCATCGCCGCCGCGTCGGTGAGCGTGCTGTTCCCGGACCGCGTCTTCGTCACCGTCCGCGAGCGGACCGCCGCGGCGGCCCTCCACGTGCCGGGCGGCTACGTGCTGCTCTGCTCGGACGGCGTGGCCATCGCGCCGGCCGCGACCCCCGGGGCGCTGCCGGCCCTCACGGTGGACCGGCTGGATCCCAGCGAAGTGCAGGCCGGGACGGTCGTACCGTCGGCGGACGCGCGGCTCGGCGCGGACGTTGCCGCATCGCTCCCCAACGACCTCCGTCCGGATGTGGCCGCCCTCCGCGTCGACCAGGCGGGCGAAGTCATCCTCTATACTCGGGACGGGATCGCCGTCCGGGTGGGCGCGGGCGACGGTCTGCGGGACCGCCTCGCGCAGGCCGCCGAGGTCCTCGCGGCGGTCCGGTCCCGGGGGATCCGCGTTGAGTACGTCGACCTCCGGTTCCCCGGCAGCGTCATCGTGAAGCCGAGCCCCCCGAACTAG
- the murB gene encoding UDP-N-acetylmuramate dehydrogenase, with translation MANDMAKVDLAPAAAALERLCPGCVRRNEPLARHVSFRIGGPADVLVLPPTLESLDAAVAWLYGEGVPFVVLGRGSNVLIADRGIRGVVLKTGRGQEHVRYDDPRVHAECGVSLPHLSRRTAERGLAGLEFAAGIPGSVGGAVVMNAGAHGCSMADVLIAVRARTPGGLVTWRSADLGLRYRHSLFQERPGVVLDCELRLRPAPAAETVARLEEWLATRAESQPLGPPSSGCIFRNPEGDYAGRLIDAAGIKGLRVGGAVVSDRHANYILNAGGATARDVLELIGRVQACVRDRAGRDLATEIKMLGEFEGA, from the coding sequence GTGGCTAACGATATGGCCAAGGTCGACCTGGCGCCGGCGGCAGCCGCGCTCGAGCGGCTGTGCCCCGGGTGCGTGCGCCGGAACGAGCCGCTCGCGCGGCACGTCTCGTTCCGCATCGGCGGGCCCGCCGACGTGCTCGTGCTGCCGCCCACGCTCGAGTCGCTCGACGCCGCGGTCGCCTGGCTGTACGGGGAGGGCGTGCCGTTCGTCGTGCTCGGCCGCGGCAGCAACGTCCTGATCGCGGACCGCGGAATCCGCGGTGTGGTGCTGAAGACCGGCCGCGGACAGGAGCATGTGCGCTACGACGATCCGCGCGTTCACGCGGAGTGCGGCGTGAGCCTGCCACACCTGAGCCGCCGGACGGCGGAGCGGGGCCTCGCGGGCCTCGAGTTCGCGGCCGGCATTCCCGGGTCGGTGGGCGGCGCGGTGGTGATGAACGCCGGCGCCCACGGCTGCTCCATGGCCGACGTCCTCATCGCGGTCCGGGCGCGGACGCCCGGCGGGCTCGTGACATGGCGCTCCGCCGATCTCGGGCTGCGCTACCGGCACAGCCTGTTTCAAGAGCGGCCGGGCGTGGTGCTCGACTGCGAGCTGCGGCTCCGCCCGGCCCCCGCGGCCGAGACGGTCGCGCGCCTCGAAGAGTGGCTCGCGACCCGCGCGGAGAGCCAGCCCCTCGGCCCGCCGAGCTCCGGCTGTATCTTCCGCAATCCGGAGGGCGACTACGCCGGGCGGCTGATCGACGCCGCCGGCATCAAAGGCCTGAGGGTGGGCGGCGCCGTGGTGAGCGACCGCCACGCCAACTACATTCTCAACGCCGGCGGCGCGACGGCCCGCGACGTGCTGGAGCTGATCGGGCGGGTGCAGGCGTGCGTGCGCGATCGCGCCGGCCGTGATCTAGCCACCGAGATCAAGATGCTCGGCGAGTTCGAGGGCGCCTGA